A section of the Larus michahellis chromosome 1, bLarMic1.1, whole genome shotgun sequence genome encodes:
- the RRP7A gene encoding ribosomal RNA-processing protein 7 homolog A, whose protein sequence is MAAAKERVVGAAPAGYTALAVKFGERQRSPHYLLVKEHQVREGAGTTHPPRRTLFVLNVPPYCSPDSLSRLFSRCGQVQSVDVCEKPGPREKKEKLTSKFFNRKTVTGFQVAYVVFRKPSGVQAAKALSQEGPLLISTESHPVKTGISKWIANYAASVVNREELKAEVDTYMQDYDKKIAEEEAKAAKEEGVPDEEGWVKVTRKGRKPGLPRTEAANLRVLEKEKQKRARKELLNFYAWQHRETKREHIAQLRKKFEEDKQRIALMRAQRKFRPY, encoded by the exons ATGGCGGCCGCCAAGGAGCGTGTGGTTGGAGCGGCGCCGGCGGGTTACACGG CTCTGGCGGTGAAGTTCGGGGAGAGGCAGCGCTCGCCGCACTATCTTTTGGTGAAGGAGCACCAGGTGCGGGAAGGGGCCGGCACCACGCACCCGCCTCGCCGCACCCTCTTCGTCCTCAACGTTCCCCCGTACTGCAGCccg GACTCTCTGTCTAGGCTGTTCTCCCGCTGCGGGCAGGTCCAGTCTGTGGACGTCTGTGAGAAGCCAGGGccgagagagaaaaaagaaaaactcacatCCAAATTCTTCAACCGCAAAACTGTAACG ggATTTCAAGTAGCATACGTCGTGTTCAGGAAACCATCTGGTGTCCAGGCAGCCAAGGCCCTGTCACAGGAAGGTCCCTTGCTGATATCGACAGAGAGTCACCCTGTGAAAACCGGCATTAGCA AGTGGATCGCCAACTACGCGGCCTCAGTTGTGAATCGGGAGGAGCTGAAGGCTGAGGTGGACACCTACATGCAAGACTATGACAAAAAGATAGCAGAG GAAGAAGCTAAAGCGGCCAAGGAGGAGGGCGTTCCAGACGAGGAGGGCTGGGTGAAGGTAACACGGAAGGGTCGGAAGCCCGGCCTGCCCCGGACGGAGGCTGCCAACCTGCGAGTGctggagaaagagaagcagaaacgGGCCCGCAAAGAGCTGCTCAACTTCTATGCCTGGCAGCATCGCGAGACCAAGAGAGAGC acATTGCCCAGTTGAGGAAGAAATTTGAGGAGGACAAGCAGAGAATCGCGCTGATGCGAGCCCAGCGCAAGTTTCGGCCGTACTAA